In one Portunus trituberculatus isolate SZX2019 chromosome 31, ASM1759143v1, whole genome shotgun sequence genomic region, the following are encoded:
- the LOC123511347 gene encoding uncharacterized protein LOC123511347: MNGPDERGEMLTSVREAREFTLESDKRLQQDQTEEVKEELIAGKQQCEGCTEVVQSVVDGRLYPEVVDTVAAKTVVGEEVVAVQDLYSYVAEWQLCGVTGHCTMPRGPVMCSITVGGVEKLPAFVADMEEPCLVGLDSLVQSAACVDSGRMQMQVCEEMLPLILEDAAEQVESPVTSSDVEDERLELHCRVMREGEVADATVRARERQAAVSSCGGEVADDTGTACGWQVVASNDYREVDGDAGEANHVLSPHVVDLEVCSSTRELLAMWKGHTPLHNDSQPSPTSWTLSQAGSGTSSTLAVCGLPWRKDISCGASRDHPCRRTSETIAWVTKPSFLAAAPHLSQPSCSTTGTSATPAVFPPLPQRTATVPPLPVPPKTVPQPGVTQELPATDPTQQLMAVVSALAAKVCIHSATVSGLSNEFAAFKNQQHTVCSGTFPVAPTPSPASGAQRD, translated from the exons ATGAATGGACCTgatgagagaggggagatgctAACTTCAGTCAGGGAAGCAAGAGAGTTCACCTTGGAAAGCGACAAGAGGCTGCAGCAGGACCAGACAGAAGAAGTCAAGGAAGAACTGATAGCAGGGAAACAACAGTGTGAAGGATGCACTGAAGTCGTCCAGAGTGTGGTGGATGGCCGCCTGTATCCTGAGGTGGTGGACACTGTTGCGGCGAAGACAGTCGTCGGGGAAGAAGTTGTGGCAGTGCAAGACCTCTACTCGTATGTGGCAGAGTGGCAGCTGTGTGGTGTGACTGGCCACTGTACGATGCCACGAGGCCCCGTGATGTGTTCGATCACGGTGGGTGGCGTGGAGAAGCTACCAGCATTCGTGGCCGACATGGAGGAACCCTGTCTGGTGGGGCTGGACTCCCTGGTTCAGAGTGCAGCGTGTGTGGACTCTGGAAGGATGCAGATGCAGGTATGTGAGGAAATGTTACCGCTGATCCTGGAGGACGCTGCTGAACAGGTCGAGAGCCCCGTGACGAGTTCAGATGTCGAAGACGAGAGGCTGGAGCTGCACTGCCGAGtcatgagggaaggtgaggttgcAGATGCCACTGTGAGAGCCCGTGAACGCCAGGCAGCGGTGAGTAGCTGCGGTGGTGAGGTTGCAGATGACACTGGGACAGCATGTGGATGGCAGGTAGTGGCGAGCAATGACTACCGTGAGGTGGACGGAGATGCGGGTGAAGCAAACCATGTTCTATCTCCACATGTGGTGGACTTGGAGGTATGTAGTTCCACCAGAGAATTACTGGCAATGTGGAAAGGCCATACACCGCTCCACAACGACTCGCAGCCGTCACCTACGAGCTGGACGTTGTCACAAGCAGGCAGCGGCACATCGTCCACGTTGGCCGTCTGTGGGCTGCCGTGGAGGAAGGATATTTCTTGTGGGGCCAGCAGGGACCACCCTTGTCGCCGGACAAGTGAG accaTTGCCTGGGTGACGAAGCCCTCCTTCTTGGCCgctgcccctcacctgtcccagccTTCCTGCTCCACCACTGGCACTTCGGCCACACCTGCCGTGTTCCCGCCTTTGCCGCAGCGCACCGCTACAGTGCCCCCTCTCCCTGTGCCTCCAAAAACAGTGCCTCAGCCAGGCGTCACTCAGGAACTGCCTGCCACAGACCCCACCCAGCAActaatggcggtggtgagtgCGTTAGCTGCCAAAGTGTGCATCCATTCTGCAACAGTCTCTGGTCTCAGTAATGAGTTTGCCGCCTTCaagaaccagcagcacacagtatgcagtgGGACCTTCCCTGTGGCCCCAACCCCATCTCCAGCGAGCGGTGCTCAGCGGGACTAA